A region of the Lycium barbarum isolate Lr01 chromosome 1, ASM1917538v2, whole genome shotgun sequence genome:
TAATTGTATTTCACAATTCCATCATCTGCAGCAGTCATAAAATGCACTTCAATGAATTTTTCTTTCAATAGATTGTTTTTGTTTAGCTTTGACTGTTCCATCCACAAATGACATCCTGAACTTCCTAATTCTCATTCCTAgattaaatataataaataagtATATCCTCATTACTTCTTCCATAGAACACTATAGCCCATATCAAAAACGGTATAGGAGTACATTTTTACCAGTAGTTTGCAAATTCTACCATCCCTGACCATCAATATGTAATATAACCAGAAAGCAGCTCTCTGGTTCAAGCTTCGTTCAAGCTACAATGCTTTACATACCTCCAATATATAATTAACACAAAACCATAAAACTCCATATAACTTTTTGGAATTAAACTAGCAACATCCGGAGATAAATACATCATAGATGTACTAAAAACACAATGATGCAAGAATACAAATTCAATTATTCCAAAGAAAAAGATAATCTACCTAGAAGCATAAGACCTCATACTGCTCCAAGGGAACTTTGCTGCTGCAGCAGCACCAACATCCCAACGTACTCCACCACGTTCGCGGCCAACATCCGAGCGTTCTCCAACACGGTCATGGCCAGGGCCACGATTGAATCTCATAGGTGACCTATTCCTTCCATCTTTCTTCTCGTCAAGCCAATGCATCTTTTTAGGTTCATCATCCTCAACAATGCTGCTAGACTTAGATTTCTTGCTCATATTCTTCTTTTCCACTTCGATCGTTCGGATAGGGAAAAGGTCCCTCGATATAGACAATGGGTTCTTAAGAGTAACATACGCTTTTTTGTAGTCTGGTTTAGCAATTAACAGCCcacctctcttcttcttctttccatcCATGTTAAGGGTTTGGACCTTTTCAACTTCAAAGCCGTATAGAGACTCCAAAACCCTCTTTATCTCAATCTAtacatgaaaattcaagaagtaTTAAACATTAAGTTTTGTATCAGAGAATCCCAAATTATTGTATACATGGTTCATATAGCTGACCCAAATGGGGCAGGGCAAGATAGGGCGGGGCAGGTCAAGTCTTGACCCGCTAATATTTTGACTCGCCCTGCGCTGTCCCGTTTAGCATTTTTCCAAGATTTTACCCGCCCCACCAAGCCCTGCCCCATTCAAAtgtctttttgtttttttccttttcctttttcagCATTCTATTTAATCTTTTGGCCAAATACATATGCAGGCACTTAAAACTTGTCACAAAATTCCTTCTAGGCACTTAAACTATACCATTTTCTATTTAGACACTCAAACTACCAATTTATGTGTCATTTAAACACAAAATGTTAAATCAGCCAAACATTCAGGGTGCGTGTAATACACACATAAATAATATAACAGGTGACAAATAAAACGAAGACACCTAGCTTTtacttgaacaatttttttttaaaaaaaaaaaaaaactttgaaaaaaaaaggaaaactctTATGTGTTCTTGTATCTTCTTCCCACTGCCGGCGTCCTCTCTTTTGGCGGCCAAGCTCAATTTCTTACTCATGGGGCATGCATAATTAACATCAACTAATCTCAATcctaaataaagtttgatcaaccAAATCCTCTATATCCAGTATTTTAGGTACTTATAACATTACACCCAGAATTTTAATTAGATTTAATAGATCATTCCAAAAATTTGTTAATTAACCAGAGGTTCTTTTTCCCTTCTGCCGCCTTCAATTTCGTCATTCACTACCACCACCAGTGACTGTGTTCTTACTTTTCTTTCCATTTGCTTTGCCATATTATCCTCTAGGCCTAGACAGTAGCTAACAAATCCGTTTTATGCATTTGACTTGTTCAGGTTCATTGGGATGAACCCTCATCAATTTTGCGTCCACGTAGAGTTTCACCATGGGAAATTGGAAGCAACACCTTCTGCTGCAAAGGGCCTTGGTTATGGTGAGAATGGTTCCATTCATCTTTCCTCCAAAACGAAAAAGGACTCTGGTGGCTGGATTTAGAGGTAGTAATGGTGGTGGTGTGGCCAAATTTGAAGGAGCAGATATGGGTAGTAGTTGAATAgatctaaaaataaataaattaaaaagtgtACTGGGTAATTTTTCCGTCAAACCCAATCATTTTCCGGCAAGACGCATTTTGAGTTTGGATTTCCAATGAATTCACGTGCCTAATGGATGTGCGGAACACTTACTTTACCATGTCAACATTTTGTGTTGAAATGGCACATAAATTGGTAGTTTAAGTGTCTAAATGGGAAATGGTATAGTTTAGGTGCCTAGAAGGAATTTTGTGACAAGTTTAAGTGCCTGTATATGTGTTTGGCctaatctttttaaaaaaatacttatttatatttttaaaatataaggGATGGGTACTAGTGAATGCTACTGGATTTTCTTATTATTAAAACACAAAAGGTGACTATTATCATATTACTGTAATCACTGGAAGACTAGAATAGATTATGATATATGCCAAGTTAAATTGAAACATCAGCTCAATGTCAAGTAATATAAGATATAATTTAGCTTATACCATGAACTACAAGACCACCACATTGGTGGCAAATTCATGTCCTAAGAAATGAAATGATTAGCATATCCTTTTGTACGATATGATTTTGAAGCTTCTGTCAACTTAGCTAGttgattaacttttttttttaaatgaaataaCAAAATAGTTCATTTATCCTCATTAGTGCAGCTTTAAACTTGACTAAAGTTAATTAATGAATAGATAGAGAGATTATGACAAAATTTGTTCCATCTGTGATCCTTACTCATATAGTCATATTACTAAGCTGAAAAAACGTTCAAACATTTAAcagaaaaaatgaaaagaaaataacAAACTTTACCCAATTTTAGGAACAGAAAGAGATCAGAAATGATTAAGAACATAGAATGGGATTTTGCAAGGTGATGACTGATGAATACAAATGTGAAGTAGAGAAACAAAGGACTAATCTGAGATTCAACGGCAGCAAAACGCCAAACCAGTTTTCATACCTCCAGCCGCCCAATTCATACTTCCCTGCCCTTCCCTATTaacactctgtttggatggttgttacatattGTTTCATACTGAAGTATTTTATTGTATTGTGTTGTATCATACTATATTGTTTTGTTTGATGGATACCACGGATTGTATCGTTTTCCATCGTTATATAATGTCACACATCATCAAGTTGAAGGATAAACCTATAGAAAAGTAGGGTACGGGGTAGAgctactgtaaaaaaaaaaagtagggtAACAAATAAATTAGGGTTATTAGATAATTAGTATAGACaaaatgaaatggaaaaaaaagGTAAGACGCGATCACACCAAATCGCTCATTACACAAAATGGGACCTTTCGTCGTTACGTAACAGTGAATTTAACAACATCATACAATGAAATTTGAGTTACAATTAAAACAAACATTTTATTCAATACAATGGGTAACGACCATCGAAACAAGTTGTAAGGGTTTGCCCTACCCTGCCCCAGACCCGCCCTATTGTCATCCCTAGACCCAGCTAGTTTGTTATTAGTATTGTATTTTAATACCAACAAGTATGTGAAAATATTATTGAAGAAAAGTTACCTTGGAAGCAGAAGGGATGGTTTTGAGGGAGATCTCAGTGATGTTGGAGAAAGAGGAAGGCATTAGCAGTTTTATTGGAATATTCGCAAAGTTTACTACTCTTCTTCCCAATCTACTTCCCATCCTCTTTTTCTCTGCCTTTCGAAAATGTGCAGTGGAGAGATACGAAGGCCTAGCAATGGCGTCTGAATAGCAAGTGTTGGGGGAAAGAGGGTATAACATTGGGCTGGGAAAACTTTGTGGGCTGCTCTTCATCTCATTAGCAGTAACTGCTGGATTTTTCGCACAAATGACCCTATTTCGGGGTGATCTTTAATATTATCCCTCAAATTTGCGGTcattaatttttatccttcgaaCTAAATTTCAGC
Encoded here:
- the LOC132637679 gene encoding uncharacterized protein LOC132637679, encoding MLYPLSPNTCYSDAIARPSYLSTAHFRKAEKKRMGSRLGRRVVNFANIPIKLLMPSSFSNITEISLKTIPSASKIEIKRVLESLYGFEVEKVQTLNMDGKKKKRGGLLIAKPDYKKAYVTLKNPLSISRDLFPIRTIEVEKKNMSKKSKSSSIVEDDEPKKMHWLDEKKDGRNRSPMRFNRGPGHDRVGERSDVGRERGGVRWDVGAAAAAKFPWSSMRSYASR